A region from the Deinococcota bacterium genome encodes:
- a CDS encoding betaine/proline/choline family ABC transporter ATP-binding protein (Members of the family are the ATP-binding subunit of ABC transporters for substrates such as betaine, L-proline or other amino acids, choline, carnitine, etc. The substrate specificity is best determined from the substrate-binding subunit, rather than this subunit, as it interacts with the permease subunit and not with substrate directly.): MIALDNVSKRYGEVVAVRGVSLSVRMGELVVLIGPSGCGKTTTLKMINRLIEPTSGTIRVNGQDTEATNPQRLRRGIGYVIQSVGLFPHMTVQQNIQVVPDLLGWPKRRSAERADELLTLIGLDPGRYRRAYPRELSGGQAQRVGVARALAVDPPVLLMDEPFGAVDPLTRERLQDEFLRLQDKLKKTIVMVTHDIDEAIRMADRICVMRGGAVEQYDTPEELLTRPANHFVRQFVGADRALKRLSRIPIVEHMSPAPEALPLSSSASEARRRLESRKSVYVVDDTGRYRGWLNRSALEAEPEVTAAYTPVDASSGALTASVNAREALSRLLAQGVGEMPVVDEADRLIGVLKLTTLVALTADETDEKPEGSLGALL; encoded by the coding sequence ATGATCGCGCTCGACAACGTCAGCAAGCGCTACGGCGAGGTGGTAGCGGTGCGGGGTGTCAGCTTAAGCGTCCGCATGGGCGAGCTGGTGGTCCTGATCGGCCCCTCGGGCTGCGGCAAGACCACCACCTTGAAGATGATTAACCGCCTCATCGAGCCGACTTCGGGCACCATCAGGGTGAACGGCCAGGACACCGAGGCGACGAATCCGCAGCGACTCAGGCGCGGCATCGGCTACGTGATCCAGAGCGTCGGCCTCTTTCCGCACATGACCGTGCAGCAAAACATCCAGGTGGTCCCCGACCTGCTCGGCTGGCCCAAGAGGCGGAGCGCCGAACGGGCGGACGAACTGCTCACCCTCATCGGCCTGGATCCCGGCCGCTACCGCCGCGCCTACCCGCGCGAGCTCTCGGGCGGCCAGGCGCAGCGCGTGGGGGTAGCGCGGGCCCTGGCGGTCGACCCGCCGGTCCTGTTGATGGACGAGCCCTTCGGCGCGGTGGACCCGCTCACCCGCGAGCGGCTCCAAGACGAGTTCTTGCGCCTGCAAGACAAGCTCAAGAAGACCATCGTGATGGTCACCCACGACATCGACGAGGCGATCCGCATGGCCGACCGCATCTGCGTGATGAGGGGGGGCGCCGTCGAGCAGTACGACACCCCCGAGGAGCTCCTGACCAGACCCGCCAACCATTTCGTGCGCCAGTTCGTCGGCGCCGACCGCGCTCTGAAACGCCTGAGCCGCATCCCCATCGTTGAGCACATGAGCCCGGCGCCCGAGGCCCTGCCCCTGTCGAGTTCCGCAAGCGAGGCGCGGCGCCGGCTGGAGAGCCGCAAGAGCGTCTACGTCGTGGACGACACCGGCCGCTACCGGGGCTGGCTCAACCGCAGCGCCCTCGAGGCCGAGCCCGAGGTGACGGCGGCCTACACCCCGGTGGACGCCTCCAGCGGGGCCCTGACGGCTTCGGTCAACGCCCGTGAGGCGCTCTCGCGCCTGCTGGCCCAGGGCGTCGGCGAGATGCCGGTGGTGGACGAGGCGGACCGGCTCATCGGCGTCTTGAAGCTGACCACCCTCGTGGCCCTCACCGCCGACGAGACCGACGAGAAGCCCGAGGGCAGCCTAGGGGCGCTGCTGTGA
- a CDS encoding ABC transporter permease — MAGLALALGLLALLFGLFAQQGWWEAALRGLFPDQRTVVFGRATLLELGLEHLRIVGLATLVTLLFGLPLGVWLTRPSGRAFLPLASNLLSIGQTFPPVAVLALALPYFGFGLRPTLIALVAYGLLPVVRNTVAGLEAVPLALKEAARGMGMGPLRLLLTVELPLAVRVILAGVRISVIYTIGTATVAPLIGAGGLGVPIIAGLAVSNLALVIQGAVPVALLALLTDFALGRLELALTPAGLQR; from the coding sequence TTGGCCGGCCTCGCCCTGGCCCTCGGGCTCCTCGCGCTGCTCTTTGGGCTCTTCGCGCAGCAGGGCTGGTGGGAGGCCGCCCTGCGCGGGCTCTTTCCCGACCAGCGCACCGTCGTCTTCGGCCGCGCCACGCTGCTCGAGCTCGGCCTCGAGCACCTGCGCATCGTCGGCCTGGCGACCCTCGTCACCCTGCTCTTCGGGCTGCCGCTGGGGGTGTGGCTGACCCGGCCGAGCGGGCGAGCCTTCCTGCCGCTGGCCTCGAACCTGCTCTCGATCGGCCAGACCTTCCCGCCGGTGGCGGTCCTGGCCCTGGCCCTGCCCTACTTCGGCTTCGGCCTGCGGCCCACCCTGATCGCGCTGGTGGCCTACGGCCTGTTGCCGGTCGTGCGCAACACCGTGGCGGGCCTAGAGGCCGTGCCGCTCGCGCTCAAGGAGGCGGCGCGCGGCATGGGCATGGGGCCCTTGCGGCTGCTCCTCACCGTCGAGCTGCCGCTCGCCGTGCGGGTCATCTTGGCGGGCGTGCGCATCAGTGTTATCTACACCATCGGCACCGCCACGGTGGCACCGCTGATCGGCGCGGGCGGCCTCGGCGTGCCGATCATCGCCGGGCTGGCGGTGAGCAACCTGGCGCTGGTCATCCAGGGCGCCGTGCCGGTCGCGCTCCTGGCGCTCCTCACCGACTTCGCCTTGGGACGGCTCGAGCTCGCCCTCACCCCGGCGGGGCTGCAACGCTGA
- a CDS encoding iron ABC transporter substrate-binding protein, which translates to MFARLTPALGITLALAFGALGFAQTLTVYSGRNEAFMAPVIERFQAETGVSVDARYGNTAALAATILEEGQNSPADVYIAQDAGALGALARAGVLSELPDEVLNRVQPRFRSPAGLWVGVTGRARVLSYNTESVDESELPSSVFELTEPQWQGRVGWAPSNGSFQAFVTAMRVLEGEEYAREWLTAMLANGVQDYPNNRAIVEATARGEIDLGLVNHYYLFQFIAEQGEGFPARNHFLEDADLGGLINVAGAGVLTSSDQRELAVQFVDYLLSAESQAHFADEVYEYPLVEGIAVNPLLPPLAELETPELDLSDLDDLEGTVELLQEVGAL; encoded by the coding sequence ATGTTCGCACGACTCACCCCCGCTCTCGGCATCACCTTGGCCCTCGCCTTTGGCGCGCTCGGCTTCGCCCAGACCCTGACCGTCTACTCCGGCCGCAACGAGGCCTTCATGGCGCCCGTCATCGAGCGCTTCCAGGCCGAGACCGGCGTCAGCGTCGACGCCCGCTACGGCAACACCGCCGCCCTGGCCGCCACCATCCTCGAGGAGGGTCAAAACTCCCCCGCCGACGTCTACATCGCCCAGGACGCCGGAGCCTTGGGCGCGCTCGCCCGCGCGGGCGTCCTGAGCGAGCTGCCCGACGAGGTCTTGAACAGGGTCCAGCCGCGCTTTCGCAGCCCCGCAGGACTCTGGGTGGGCGTCACCGGCCGCGCCCGCGTGCTCTCCTACAATACAGAGAGTGTAGACGAGAGCGAGCTGCCCAGTAGCGTCTTCGAGCTGACCGAGCCCCAGTGGCAGGGCCGCGTCGGCTGGGCGCCGTCGAACGGCTCCTTCCAGGCCTTCGTCACCGCCATGCGCGTCCTGGAGGGCGAGGAGTACGCTCGTGAGTGGCTTACCGCCATGCTCGCCAACGGCGTCCAGGACTACCCCAACAACCGCGCCATCGTCGAGGCCACCGCCCGCGGCGAGATCGACCTGGGCCTGGTCAACCACTACTACCTCTTCCAGTTCATCGCCGAGCAGGGCGAAGGCTTCCCCGCCCGCAACCACTTTTTGGAGGACGCCGACCTGGGCGGGCTCATCAATGTCGCCGGCGCGGGCGTGCTGACCAGCAGCGACCAGCGCGAGCTGGCCGTGCAGTTCGTCGACTACCTGCTGAGCGCCGAGTCGCAAGCGCACTTCGCCGACGAGGTCTACGAGTACCCGCTGGTGGAGGGTATCGCCGTCAACCCGCTTCTGCCGCCGCTCGCCGAGCTAGAGACGCCCGAACTCGACCTGAGCGATTTGGACGACCTCGAGGGCACCGTCGAGCTCCTGCAAGAGGTCGGCGCGCTCTAG